One genomic region from Hoeflea algicola encodes:
- a CDS encoding carbohydrate ABC transporter permease — translation MTRSRKMMILFMFLGPTLAAVILLRLWPASMAVLESLYAPRAQTMSLENYAYIFGDPLFQKSILVTLIYSIIVNPLQIAIALALALLLNVSIPLIGLWRTLILLPVAIPQSVSAVVWGIGLRPDGPVNGLLVALGLGEQRFLTSPDQALGSIILIVSWIGIGYWMTFLLAGLQDIPKSLYEAIRIDGANRWQQFRYITLPQLRRTLTFVLVANTVSNFLVFAPVQILTQGGPQGSTNLIMNDIYTRGFVWGDSSSASAATVVLVSLVLLVVVMQFRLMRAPEDNAA, via the coding sequence GTGACCCGTTCCAGAAAAATGATGATTCTGTTCATGTTTCTCGGTCCGACGCTGGCCGCCGTGATCCTGCTGCGCCTCTGGCCGGCATCGATGGCAGTGCTTGAATCGCTGTATGCGCCGCGCGCACAGACGATGAGCCTCGAGAATTACGCCTATATTTTCGGCGACCCGCTGTTTCAGAAGAGCATCCTTGTTACGCTGATCTATTCGATCATCGTCAATCCGCTGCAGATCGCCATCGCGCTCGCACTGGCGCTGCTGCTCAATGTCTCGATCCCGCTGATCGGCCTGTGGCGCACGCTGATCCTGCTGCCGGTGGCCATTCCGCAAAGCGTGTCGGCCGTGGTCTGGGGGATCGGCTTGCGTCCTGATGGCCCGGTCAACGGCCTGCTTGTGGCGCTCGGGCTCGGCGAACAGCGCTTTCTGACCTCGCCCGATCAGGCACTTGGCTCGATCATCCTGATCGTCAGCTGGATCGGCATCGGCTACTGGATGACCTTTCTGCTGGCCGGGTTGCAGGACATCCCCAAATCGCTTTACGAGGCGATCCGCATCGACGGCGCCAATCGCTGGCAACAGTTTCGTTACATCACGCTTCCGCAATTGCGGCGCACGCTGACCTTCGTGCTGGTCGCCAACACAGTGTCCAATTTCCTGGTGTTCGCGCCGGTGCAGATCCTGACCCAGGGCGGGCCGCAGGGCAGCACCAACCTGATCATGAACGACATCTATACCCGAGGATTTGTGTGGGGCGATTCGAGCAGCGCATCGGCGGCAACGGTGGTTCTCGTCAGCCTGGTGCTGCTGGTCGTGGTGATGCAATTCCGCCTGATGCGTGCTCCGGAGGACAATGCGGCATGA
- a CDS encoding sugar ABC transporter substrate-binding protein, with amino-acid sequence MQFNRIRRGVCAFAVAALASGGFVSAAMAQSVTVNFLSAQNDDVFQPVIDAFEAANPDIDVVHQTVPFDELNTAIETRVARGDGTIDVYAADTPRIPAFASRGYLLNLDDAKDKITGAVPSAVELELVSHGGSVWAYPMWTSTQLMYFNRDLLKAAKLEMPEGGTSARMTWEQVTANAKAAQDAGAEWGVMFQQVDRYYQLQALFESSGAGNGLTGDDLLEPAMNGDKWVETAQWYADIFENGLAPRGVSPSQTDDLFARGKVAYYIAGPWAIAAFNAAEGLDYGVAPHPYFEGGKQVTPTGAWALGINPHADNLEAARKFAEFVTLTAEGSFLTTKNFPLIPVNAGGFEKYGVAIGEMTPKIGPALDIMAHEGMETAVARPRTVGFVAFETEMNRMFSDVRNGADVKQALDDTQSRLTGLLPRQR; translated from the coding sequence ATGCAATTCAACAGAATTCGACGTGGAGTTTGCGCATTTGCCGTGGCGGCACTTGCAAGTGGCGGCTTTGTCTCCGCAGCCATGGCGCAATCAGTCACTGTAAATTTTCTTTCCGCGCAGAACGACGACGTGTTCCAGCCGGTGATTGACGCTTTCGAAGCAGCCAATCCAGATATCGACGTGGTCCACCAGACCGTTCCGTTCGATGAGCTCAACACCGCGATCGAAACCCGGGTAGCGCGCGGCGACGGCACGATCGACGTTTATGCAGCCGATACGCCGCGGATCCCCGCCTTCGCATCGCGCGGCTATCTTCTCAACCTCGATGACGCCAAGGACAAGATCACCGGCGCGGTGCCAAGCGCGGTCGAGCTGGAGTTGGTCAGCCATGGCGGATCGGTCTGGGCCTACCCGATGTGGACCTCGACCCAGCTGATGTATTTCAACCGCGACCTGCTCAAGGCTGCGAAGCTGGAAATGCCCGAAGGCGGCACCTCCGCGCGCATGACCTGGGAACAGGTAACCGCCAACGCCAAGGCGGCACAGGATGCCGGCGCCGAATGGGGCGTAATGTTCCAGCAGGTGGACCGCTACTACCAGCTGCAAGCCCTGTTCGAATCCTCGGGCGCAGGCAACGGCCTGACTGGCGACGATCTGCTTGAGCCGGCCATGAACGGCGACAAGTGGGTGGAAACCGCTCAATGGTATGCCGACATCTTTGAAAACGGCCTTGCGCCGCGCGGTGTCTCGCCAAGCCAGACGGACGACCTGTTCGCCCGTGGCAAGGTCGCCTATTACATCGCCGGTCCCTGGGCAATCGCTGCTTTCAACGCCGCCGAAGGCCTTGATTACGGCGTCGCGCCGCACCCCTATTTCGAGGGCGGCAAACAGGTCACCCCGACCGGCGCCTGGGCTTTGGGCATCAACCCCCACGCCGACAATCTCGAAGCGGCGCGCAAATTCGCCGAATTCGTAACGCTGACGGCAGAAGGGTCGTTCCTGACCACCAAGAATTTCCCGCTAATTCCGGTCAATGCCGGCGGTTTTGAGAAATACGGCGTGGCCATCGGCGAGATGACCCCGAAGATCGGCCCGGCGCTGGACATCATGGCGCATGAAGGTATGGAAACAGCCGTCGCCCGTCCGCGCACGGTCGGTTTTGTCGCCTTCGAAACCGAGATGAACCGCATGTTTTCCGATGTTCGCAACGGAGCAGATGTAAAGCAGGCGCTGGACGACACCCAGTCACGCCTTACAGGCCTGCTGCCGCGGCAGCGCTGA
- a CDS encoding ABC transporter ATP-binding protein, which translates to MGGVQLRALRKSYGTQPVVHGVDLDIRDGEFVVLVGPSGCGKSTILRMIAGLEEISGGEILINGQVVNGMDPKARNIAMVFQNYALYPHMSVRDNINLNLKLSGMGKDEIARRVAEAARMLDIESLLDRRPGQLSGGQRQRVAMGRAMVREPSVFLFDEPLSNLDAKLRVQMRTEIKQFHQVMRRTSVYVTHDQIEAMTLADRVAVLRDGRIEQVGDPVSLYRQPQNLFVAGFIGTPEMNIIDGTCTAHDGENATIEISGGWPEASVPATEARPGMALSVGIRPEHLSVSSDGPGTPAKVVQAEITGAQTELVVEVAGKIIRAVVNRIATYKLGETVQVSFNPLSLHLFDRDSAQRVNGAAHS; encoded by the coding sequence ATGGGTGGCGTACAACTTCGTGCTCTACGGAAAAGCTACGGCACGCAGCCGGTGGTTCACGGTGTTGATCTCGACATCCGCGATGGTGAATTTGTCGTGCTGGTCGGCCCGTCGGGCTGCGGCAAATCGACAATTCTCAGAATGATTGCCGGGCTGGAGGAGATATCCGGAGGCGAAATCCTGATTAATGGCCAGGTCGTCAACGGCATGGATCCCAAGGCGCGCAATATCGCCATGGTGTTCCAGAATTATGCACTCTATCCGCACATGAGCGTGCGCGACAACATCAATCTCAATCTCAAGCTTTCCGGCATGGGCAAGGACGAGATTGCCCGACGGGTGGCCGAAGCCGCGCGCATGCTCGATATCGAATCCCTGCTCGACCGCCGCCCCGGCCAGCTTTCCGGCGGCCAGCGGCAGCGCGTCGCCATGGGCCGCGCCATGGTGCGCGAACCTTCGGTGTTCCTGTTTGATGAACCCCTGTCCAATCTCGACGCGAAATTACGAGTGCAGATGCGCACCGAGATCAAGCAGTTCCACCAGGTCATGCGCCGGACCTCCGTTTACGTTACCCACGACCAGATCGAGGCAATGACGCTGGCAGACCGCGTCGCCGTGTTGCGCGATGGTCGCATTGAGCAGGTCGGTGACCCGGTGTCGTTGTACCGGCAGCCGCAGAACCTGTTTGTCGCCGGCTTCATCGGAACGCCGGAAATGAACATTATCGACGGGACCTGTACCGCACACGATGGCGAGAACGCCACCATCGAAATCAGCGGCGGCTGGCCCGAGGCCTCGGTTCCGGCCACTGAGGCACGGCCAGGAATGGCGCTCAGCGTTGGCATTCGCCCGGAACATCTGTCTGTCTCCAGCGACGGGCCGGGCACTCCGGCCAAGGTTGTCCAGGCCGAAATCACCGGCGCGCAAACCGAACTGGTTGTCGAGGTCGCTGGCAAGATCATTCGCGCGGTGGTCAACCGCATCGCCACCTACAAGCTCGGCGAGACGGTCCAAGTTTCGTTCAATCCGCTGAGCTTGCACCTGTTTGACCGCGACAGCGCTCAGCGGGTCAATGGCGCCGCCCATTCTTGA
- a CDS encoding nucleoside hydrolase, with product MTTLGNEQRLALLTPPKGKVRVVLDTDTYNEIDDQFALVQMMLSRDRFDVEAIYAAPFLNARADSPGQGMEMSYEEIHRLLDRINVPADGLVHRGVTEYVGFEKKPREAAAVDHMIERARAGSPEDPLYIIAIGAISNVASALLKAPEIIDRVVVIWLGGNALDWPRSFKKNAEFNLMQDIGGAQVLFDCGVPVVLVPAMGVTSHLISNVPEIEKEVEPHGAIGAFLAQRFKEYSTDHFGWSKEIWDMAAVAWLLEPEWTPSIIVPTPILTDTIGWETDSSRHAMRYVRYVDRDAILRDFFTKLRDFANS from the coding sequence ATGACGACACTAGGCAACGAACAGCGCCTGGCGCTGCTGACGCCGCCCAAAGGCAAGGTGCGTGTGGTTCTCGATACCGATACCTACAACGAGATTGATGACCAGTTCGCACTTGTCCAGATGATGCTGTCGCGCGACCGGTTCGATGTCGAGGCAATCTATGCTGCGCCGTTCCTCAATGCCCGGGCCGATTCGCCCGGCCAGGGCATGGAGATGAGCTACGAGGAAATCCACCGTCTGCTCGACCGCATCAATGTGCCTGCCGATGGCCTGGTTCATCGCGGCGTTACCGAATATGTTGGTTTCGAGAAAAAGCCGCGCGAAGCCGCAGCCGTCGATCACATGATCGAACGTGCACGCGCCGGATCGCCGGAAGATCCGCTCTACATCATCGCTATCGGCGCGATCAGTAACGTCGCCTCGGCATTGCTGAAAGCCCCCGAAATCATTGATCGCGTGGTGGTGATCTGGCTTGGCGGCAATGCGCTCGACTGGCCGCGGTCGTTCAAGAAGAACGCCGAATTCAATCTCATGCAGGATATTGGCGGCGCCCAGGTGTTGTTCGATTGCGGCGTGCCGGTGGTGCTGGTGCCGGCGATGGGAGTGACCTCGCACCTCATCAGCAATGTTCCGGAGATCGAAAAGGAAGTCGAGCCGCACGGTGCCATCGGCGCGTTTCTGGCGCAGCGCTTCAAGGAATACTCGACCGATCATTTCGGCTGGTCCAAGGAAATCTGGGACATGGCGGCGGTGGCTTGGCTGCTGGAGCCCGAATGGACGCCAAGCATCATCGTCCCCACGCCGATCCTCACCGACACCATCGGTTGGGAAACTGATTCCTCGCGCCACGCCATGCGCTATGTGCGCTATGTCGACCGGGATGCAATCCTGAGGGATTTCTTTACCAAGCTTCGCGATTTCGCCAACAGCTGA
- a CDS encoding ABC transporter ATP-binding protein translates to MADIQLSALQKKFGPIEVIRSIDLKIKSGEFIVFVGPSGCGKSTLLRMIAGLENVTAGTVSIDGADVTRAEPSKRGIAMVFQTYALYPHMSVEENMAFGLEMAGMPKQQRLKTVRKAAETLQLVPYLDRKPKALSGGQRQRVAIGRAIVRDPKIFLFDEPLSNLDAALRVQMRLEIAKLHDELGATMIYVTHDQVEAMTLATRIVVLRDGRIEQFGTPDELYSNPDNMFVAGFIGSPKINLVPAHVTGRTEQGAVRLDVPELGLSGLDVMPREPGTKLPEDIVLGIRPEHFSTEPGEHQVALKCSIIERLGGVSYVYTDPGRDYAVTMELRGATKVRTGDTVTASIKAEDCFLFTPAGERL, encoded by the coding sequence ATGGCCGACATCCAGCTTTCCGCCTTGCAGAAGAAATTCGGCCCGATCGAGGTCATTCGTTCGATTGATCTGAAGATCAAGAGCGGCGAATTCATTGTCTTTGTCGGCCCCTCGGGCTGTGGCAAGTCGACCCTGCTGCGAATGATTGCAGGGCTGGAGAACGTGACGGCCGGCACGGTTTCGATCGACGGTGCCGATGTCACCCGGGCGGAACCGAGCAAGCGCGGAATCGCGATGGTGTTTCAAACCTATGCGCTCTATCCGCACATGAGCGTCGAAGAGAACATGGCGTTCGGCCTGGAAATGGCCGGCATGCCGAAGCAACAGCGGCTTAAAACCGTGCGCAAGGCAGCCGAGACGCTGCAGTTGGTGCCCTATCTCGACCGCAAGCCTAAGGCGCTTTCGGGTGGCCAACGCCAGCGCGTGGCGATTGGCCGGGCGATTGTCCGCGACCCAAAGATATTCCTGTTCGATGAACCATTGTCCAATCTAGACGCCGCACTCAGGGTGCAGATGCGGCTCGAGATCGCCAAGCTGCATGACGAGTTGGGGGCGACGATGATCTATGTCACCCACGACCAGGTCGAGGCGATGACGCTGGCAACCCGTATCGTGGTGTTGCGCGACGGCCGCATCGAGCAATTCGGAACGCCGGACGAACTCTATTCCAATCCCGACAACATGTTTGTCGCGGGCTTCATCGGGTCGCCGAAGATCAATCTGGTGCCGGCCCACGTCACCGGCCGGACCGAGCAAGGTGCGGTACGCCTGGATGTGCCGGAGCTGGGCCTGTCGGGGCTTGACGTCATGCCCCGGGAACCGGGCACCAAGCTGCCTGAAGACATCGTTCTGGGTATTCGCCCAGAACATTTCAGCACCGAGCCGGGCGAGCATCAGGTGGCGCTCAAATGCAGCATCATCGAGCGGCTGGGCGGTGTGTCTTACGTCTATACCGATCCCGGTCGTGACTATGCAGTGACCATGGAACTGCGCGGCGCGACCAAGGTCAGGACCGGCGACACGGTGACGGCATCAATCAAGGCAGAGGATTGTTTTCTGTTCACCCCGGCAGGCGAGCGGCTGTAA
- a CDS encoding carbohydrate ABC transporter permease encodes MRRGIGWNIALGAVVLFFVAIVTLPFWWVVTGSFKLPQEIIARVPTMIPESFTLQHYAKLLSNSDYPTYMVNSLVVASLSTLITLALSVPAAYAFFRLRFPGRETLYRVILLAYAFPSIVVLIPLFGMFAKLGLIDTRTALVVVNVSFALPFAIWMLRSFFGSVPMEIEEAAVMDGAPPLVILRRVMIPLIAPGIASVGIFAFIMSWTEYVFASVLILSDTKRTVPVGFSGIIGQYQIDWGLLLAGASLATLPVILLFALIGRWFVSGLTEGAVK; translated from the coding sequence ATGAGACGCGGCATCGGCTGGAACATTGCGCTTGGCGCTGTTGTGCTGTTTTTCGTGGCGATCGTCACCCTGCCGTTCTGGTGGGTGGTGACGGGGTCGTTCAAGCTGCCGCAGGAGATCATCGCGCGGGTGCCGACGATGATCCCGGAATCGTTCACGCTGCAGCACTATGCCAAGCTGCTGTCGAATTCCGACTACCCCACCTACATGGTCAACAGCCTGGTGGTCGCCTCGCTTTCCACGCTGATCACGCTGGCGCTGTCGGTGCCCGCCGCCTACGCCTTTTTCCGGTTGCGGTTTCCCGGCCGCGAGACGCTCTACCGGGTTATCCTGCTGGCCTATGCGTTTCCCAGCATCGTCGTGCTGATCCCGCTGTTCGGGATGTTTGCCAAGCTCGGGCTGATCGACACACGCACGGCGCTGGTGGTGGTCAATGTCAGCTTCGCGCTGCCGTTTGCGATCTGGATGCTGCGCTCGTTCTTCGGCTCTGTGCCAATGGAAATCGAGGAAGCTGCGGTCATGGACGGTGCGCCGCCGCTCGTGATCCTGAGGCGGGTAATGATACCGCTGATCGCGCCGGGCATCGCCAGTGTCGGCATCTTCGCCTTCATCATGTCCTGGACCGAATATGTGTTCGCATCGGTGCTGATCCTGTCGGATACCAAACGCACCGTTCCGGTCGGCTTTTCCGGCATCATCGGACAATATCAAATCGACTGGGGCTTGCTGCTGGCAGGCGCCAGCCTCGCCACCCTCCCCGTCATCCTGCTCTTCGCGCTGATCGGTCGCTGGTTTGTCTCCGGCCTGACCGAAGGCGCGGTGAAGTAA
- a CDS encoding carbohydrate ABC transporter permease: MRQSRFYAFVFVAPALLMLVAILGWPLLSAVLLSLQDVRTVGSEGNWVGLANYRKVLSNAAFWNASWLSVVWVVANAALQTVLALAAALVLNQRFPGVRIARTWIILTWIVPTVVVVMIWRWLFSTSGGMINPLLIQIGIIDRPIGFFSSKWSAMATLVFINSWRWFPFIALMMLAGLTRIPSDLYEAARIDGASTFKRFTRITWPLLAPTLGVLVIVGTLLSFNVFDIIWLLTSGGPAGGTKTLPILIYETAFKGYRLSEAATVAVLASVLLMAFAFFATRSLAQQGDER, from the coding sequence ATGCGACAATCACGGTTTTACGCCTTCGTCTTTGTCGCACCGGCATTGCTGATGCTGGTGGCCATCCTCGGATGGCCACTGCTCTCGGCGGTTCTGCTGAGCCTGCAGGATGTCCGCACCGTCGGCTCCGAGGGGAACTGGGTAGGGCTGGCCAACTACCGCAAAGTGCTTTCCAACGCGGCTTTCTGGAATGCTTCCTGGCTGAGTGTTGTCTGGGTCGTGGCCAATGCAGCTTTGCAGACCGTGCTGGCGCTGGCTGCGGCATTGGTCTTGAACCAACGTTTTCCGGGCGTGCGGATCGCCCGAACCTGGATCATCCTAACCTGGATCGTACCGACCGTTGTGGTGGTGATGATCTGGAGATGGCTGTTCAGCACATCGGGCGGAATGATCAATCCGTTGCTGATACAGATCGGCATCATCGACCGACCGATCGGTTTCTTTTCGTCGAAATGGTCGGCGATGGCGACTTTGGTGTTCATCAATTCATGGCGCTGGTTCCCCTTCATCGCGCTGATGATGCTGGCCGGGCTGACACGTATCCCCTCTGACCTCTACGAAGCTGCGCGGATCGACGGCGCCAGCACCTTCAAGCGCTTTACGCGCATCACCTGGCCGCTTCTGGCGCCCACGCTGGGCGTTCTGGTGATTGTCGGAACGCTGCTGTCATTCAACGTCTTCGACATCATCTGGCTGCTGACCAGCGGCGGGCCGGCCGGCGGCACCAAAACCCTGCCGATCCTGATCTACGAGACCGCATTCAAGGGTTACCGCCTGAGCGAAGCGGCGACAGTGGCGGTTCTGGCCTCGGTGCTGTTGATGGCGTTCGCCTTCTTCGCGACCCGCTCGCTGGCCCAGCAGGGAGATGAGCGATGA
- a CDS encoding ABC transporter substrate-binding protein: protein MPANKQLYTDQTVYSILANGGATEIYDENGKLRFDNPQTVAGYEFYAVLQKLSPPDNTSWTWGEAESCFASKSCGMILQFSVISSYDTQAEGDADDLGVAAIPHAEGESQHNTIAYPNAVMLLSTDEAKRKASEKFISYLLEPENYGQFLNMEPGLFMPVTADGAKAESFWNDATVQKYRGQIETVIENSKNGRLFGFTSGRVFPAIAAISAQNILAETLQAIVVGGKTAAEAVSDGQARMTEASE from the coding sequence TTGCCGGCGAACAAGCAGCTTTATACCGACCAGACCGTCTATTCGATCCTGGCCAATGGCGGGGCGACGGAAATCTACGACGAGAACGGCAAATTGCGCTTCGACAACCCGCAAACCGTTGCCGGCTACGAGTTCTATGCCGTCCTGCAGAAGCTTTCACCGCCAGACAACACATCCTGGACCTGGGGTGAGGCGGAATCCTGCTTTGCCTCGAAGAGCTGCGGCATGATCCTGCAGTTCTCGGTGATCTCGTCCTATGACACCCAGGCCGAAGGCGATGCCGACGATCTCGGCGTGGCAGCGATCCCGCATGCCGAGGGCGAAAGCCAGCACAACACCATCGCCTATCCGAATGCGGTGATGCTGCTGTCGACGGATGAAGCCAAGCGCAAGGCGTCGGAGAAGTTCATCAGCTACCTGTTGGAGCCGGAAAACTATGGCCAGTTCCTCAACATGGAGCCGGGCCTGTTCATGCCGGTCACGGCAGATGGTGCCAAGGCTGAGAGCTTCTGGAATGACGCCACCGTGCAGAAGTACCGCGGGCAGATCGAAACCGTGATCGAGAATTCGAAAAACGGCAGGCTGTTCGGCTTCACCAGCGGCCGCGTGTTCCCGGCGATTGCAGCGATCTCGGCGCAAAACATTCTTGCCGAAACGCTTCAGGCCATCGTGGTCGGCGGAAAGACTGCCGCCGAAGCGGTGTCTGACGGCCAGGCACGCATGACCGAAGCCTCCGAGTAA
- a CDS encoding SIS domain-containing protein translates to MTSMTDGYFDNVIERLTALKTDISAQMEAAADAVTAAARSDHRVYIFGTGHSHVMAEEMHYRAGGLAITVPILAAPIMLHEGAIAGTAYERTEGIVAPIMDRYNIRSGDVLFVISNSGVNAAPLEAARIGREIGCTVICITSVAYSTASAAGRERLADLADIVLDNGSPPGDAVMAVPRSELKVGPVSTAIGVTIMNAIFVDVAARLAADGDAPIYLSANMPGAREINRKLVERFRPRNPHL, encoded by the coding sequence ATGACTTCCATGACCGATGGCTATTTTGACAACGTGATCGAACGCCTGACGGCGTTGAAAACCGACATCTCTGCGCAGATGGAAGCCGCGGCAGATGCCGTGACTGCCGCCGCCCGCTCCGACCACCGGGTTTACATCTTTGGCACCGGCCATTCGCACGTGATGGCCGAGGAAATGCATTACCGCGCCGGTGGCCTCGCCATCACCGTGCCGATCCTGGCTGCGCCGATCATGCTGCACGAGGGCGCAATCGCAGGTACCGCCTATGAGCGGACCGAAGGCATCGTTGCGCCGATCATGGATCGTTACAATATTCGTTCTGGCGATGTTCTGTTCGTCATATCCAATTCCGGTGTCAACGCAGCGCCGCTGGAGGCAGCCCGCATCGGTCGCGAAATCGGCTGCACCGTCATCTGCATCACCTCGGTCGCCTATTCGACCGCCAGCGCCGCCGGACGCGAACGCCTTGCCGATCTCGCCGACATTGTGCTCGACAACGGTTCGCCTCCGGGAGACGCAGTGATGGCGGTGCCGAGATCGGAACTCAAGGTCGGGCCGGTGTCCACCGCCATCGGGGTGACAATCATGAACGCGATCTTTGTCGACGTCGCCGCCCGGCTTGCCGCCGACGGTGACGCGCCAATCTACCTCAGCGCCAACATGCCCGGCGCCAGGGAGATCAACCGGAAGCTGGTCGAACGGTTTCGGCCACGCAATCCGCATCTTTGA
- a CDS encoding GntR family transcriptional regulator produces MSEPTAPVYRRIASALEADIAAGKLNVGDKLPSERVMAEELGISRMTARQALQHLTARGILVTRTGHGTFVGRPVIQQKLSTLSGFTEEIEQQGRHASSVVMEFGAHKADDLCSVALNLPLGGDVYRLVRVRLVDGEPVAMETTEIRADVAPGLLDVADFANESLYAILREHYHVLPASAEQTLQAALSSPAISRTLQLGEHAPVLELTRRTCDANGNPFEYVRSVYRGDSFVMKANLTLGANATQ; encoded by the coding sequence ATGAGCGAACCGACTGCCCCGGTCTACCGACGGATTGCCTCCGCACTGGAAGCGGATATCGCCGCGGGCAAGCTTAACGTCGGCGACAAGCTCCCCTCCGAGCGGGTGATGGCGGAAGAACTCGGCATCAGCCGGATGACCGCCCGCCAGGCGCTCCAGCATCTGACAGCGCGCGGCATTCTGGTAACGCGTACCGGCCATGGCACCTTTGTCGGCCGACCGGTGATCCAGCAGAAGCTGTCGACACTGAGCGGGTTTACCGAGGAAATCGAGCAGCAGGGACGTCACGCCTCGAGTGTCGTGATGGAATTCGGCGCTCACAAGGCCGACGACCTGTGCTCGGTGGCGTTGAATCTGCCGCTTGGCGGCGACGTCTACCGGCTGGTTCGGGTGCGTCTGGTCGATGGCGAGCCAGTGGCCATGGAGACCACGGAAATTCGCGCGGACGTGGCGCCGGGCCTGCTTGATGTCGCCGACTTTGCCAATGAATCGCTCTACGCCATTTTGCGCGAGCATTACCATGTCTTGCCTGCATCGGCCGAGCAGACCCTGCAGGCAGCACTTTCCAGCCCGGCCATCAGCCGCACGCTTCAACTTGGCGAGCACGCACCTGTTCTCGAACTGACCCGCCGCACCTGTGACGCCAACGGCAACCCGTTCGAATATGTGCGCTCAGTCTACCGCGGCGATTCCTTCGTCATGAAAGCAAACCTCACACTTGGAGCCAACGCGACCCAATGA
- a CDS encoding FGGY-family carbohydrate kinase gives MGKAGFLLGIDAGTSRCKAAVFDDEGNQIATASRHTPLQRPHPGWSELDPDDAWNAAVTVIREAVENAGIDPTSIRAVGISAAMVGAWVLDANGTPLRPGIVWEDSRSQPILDAMQEQDPAIMSRIFASSGSVLQQGCTLPLLAWLKRHEPGLIGKAAHVVSYKDFLRFRLTGLMATDRSEASVIPGDAKTRSRSDEMIALFGLADCAHLLPPIRDSEEIIGGLTSRAARLTGLAAGTPVAVGAGDVVSTVIGAGGVDTGVATAVLGTTCLVGVCHDRPVFEPRDLGLLFSMPGDLWYRAMVNVAGTLNLDWAIGVLAPDLQGRDDCYQQVTALVDAVAIGANGVSYLPYLSESGIIAPVVAPDARAQFSGLSPAHGRAHMLRAVYEGVAFALYDLVSALGFDDGCIKLTGGGSQSPLWCQMIADMLQKDVIVPAGTEFGARGAALIAATALGDFADIRAASMSATGEDRRYLPSAAVADDYRHAYALYAARRDALISGK, from the coding sequence ATGGGCAAGGCTGGTTTCCTGCTTGGCATTGATGCCGGGACATCGCGCTGCAAGGCCGCCGTGTTCGATGACGAGGGAAACCAGATCGCCACCGCGTCACGGCATACGCCGCTCCAACGGCCCCACCCGGGCTGGAGCGAACTCGACCCGGACGACGCCTGGAACGCGGCGGTCACGGTCATCCGCGAAGCGGTGGAGAACGCCGGTATCGACCCCACCTCGATCCGCGCCGTCGGGATCTCGGCCGCTATGGTCGGCGCCTGGGTGCTTGATGCCAACGGCACGCCACTCAGGCCCGGCATTGTCTGGGAAGACAGCCGCAGCCAGCCGATACTCGATGCGATGCAGGAGCAAGATCCCGCGATAATGTCACGGATTTTTGCCTCCTCGGGCTCCGTGTTGCAGCAAGGCTGCACCCTGCCGTTGCTGGCCTGGCTGAAACGCCATGAGCCGGGCCTGATCGGCAAGGCGGCGCATGTTGTCAGTTACAAGGACTTTCTCCGCTTCCGGCTGACCGGGCTGATGGCGACCGACCGCAGCGAAGCCTCAGTGATCCCCGGCGACGCCAAGACCCGTTCACGCAGCGACGAGATGATTGCGCTTTTCGGGCTTGCCGATTGCGCCCACCTGCTGCCACCAATCCGCGATTCCGAAGAGATCATCGGCGGTCTGACGTCGCGGGCCGCCCGCCTGACCGGCTTGGCAGCAGGCACGCCGGTGGCTGTCGGGGCGGGCGACGTGGTCTCGACTGTGATCGGTGCCGGCGGTGTCGACACCGGAGTGGCAACCGCCGTACTCGGCACCACCTGTCTTGTCGGCGTGTGCCATGACCGGCCGGTGTTCGAACCCCGCGATCTGGGGCTGTTGTTCTCGATGCCCGGAGATCTGTGGTACCGGGCCATGGTCAATGTCGCCGGCACACTCAATCTCGACTGGGCAATCGGCGTGCTGGCGCCAGACCTTCAGGGTAGGGATGATTGCTACCAGCAGGTGACCGCGCTGGTGGACGCCGTGGCGATCGGTGCCAATGGCGTGAGCTACCTGCCCTATCTCAGCGAGAGCGGGATCATCGCCCCGGTGGTGGCACCGGACGCGCGCGCGCAATTTTCGGGCCTGTCGCCAGCGCACGGGCGAGCGCACATGCTGCGCGCGGTCTATGAAGGGGTGGCGTTTGCGCTCTACGACCTGGTATCGGCGCTCGGCTTTGACGACGGGTGCATCAAACTGACCGGCGGTGGCAGCCAGAGCCCTCTGTGGTGCCAGATGATCGCCGACATGCTGCAGAAGGACGTGATCGTTCCCGCCGGGACCGAATTCGGGGCGCGTGGTGCAGCGCTGATTGCCGCCACGGCGCTGGGTGATTTTGCCGACATTCGTGCAGCCTCGATGTCAGCCACCGGCGAGGATCGCCGCTACCTGCCTTCGGCCGCTGTCGCCGACGACTACCGGCACGCCTATGCGCTCTACGCAGCCCGGCGCGACGCGCTGATTTCGGGAAAATAG